The following coding sequences lie in one Gemmatimonadaceae bacterium genomic window:
- a CDS encoding ATP-binding protein, translating into MNSRTRDAAEDARDGRATPRPWVEWVAWFALLVVVTAFLISVRPHLNATYITLGYLLVVQGGSARRGRPLGLALAAVAFLSFDYFFLPPFGTFTIQDPLNWFVLLAFLATAVLSAQLLYRAQAEAAAARQRAVEIDRLASLGAETLSTARAEDALVAIASVIRTSLSLDRCGVYAADAESRGVRLAAESSEPAKRQPIDEKLVESAVREGRPAAEFVDGSSTADASAELIVQGDGAHPAVRAFIRPLQARGRTVGVLRVARNEGLSASAAQIRVLDALSYYAALGLERVRLVADAERAQTLQEAHRAKDAVLASVSHDLRTPLTTIKGLAHEIAAGGDDRADVIEEEADRLNRFVAQMLDLSRITTGVAAPNVQPNEAEDLLGAAAQQVSGRLAGRELRVTTDSSEALLFGSFDFSETLRAIVNLIDNAAKYSPPGTPIDLTATLDGRWLVFAVADRGPGVPRAERERIFEAFYRRPGPQSGAPDVGGAGLGLSISRGIAAAQGGGLDLEERPGGGSIFRFRVPAIPSSAFDGDGEGGFSKS; encoded by the coding sequence GTGAACTCGCGTACGCGCGACGCCGCCGAAGACGCGCGCGACGGCCGCGCCACGCCCAGACCCTGGGTCGAATGGGTCGCGTGGTTCGCGCTCCTCGTGGTCGTCACGGCATTTCTCATCTCCGTGCGTCCGCATCTCAACGCCACGTACATCACGCTCGGGTACCTGCTCGTGGTCCAGGGGGGCAGTGCCCGGCGCGGGCGACCGCTGGGCCTGGCGCTCGCGGCCGTCGCGTTCCTCAGCTTCGACTACTTTTTCCTGCCGCCGTTCGGAACGTTCACGATCCAGGATCCGCTCAACTGGTTCGTTCTGCTCGCGTTCCTCGCGACCGCCGTGTTGTCGGCGCAACTGCTTTACCGCGCGCAGGCGGAAGCCGCGGCGGCGCGACAACGCGCCGTCGAGATCGACCGGCTCGCGTCGCTCGGTGCGGAGACGCTGAGCACCGCTCGCGCCGAGGACGCGCTCGTCGCAATCGCGTCGGTGATTCGCACGTCGCTCTCGCTCGATCGATGCGGTGTGTACGCGGCGGACGCCGAGTCGCGCGGGGTGCGGCTGGCCGCCGAGTCGAGCGAGCCGGCCAAGCGACAACCGATCGACGAAAAGCTGGTCGAGTCGGCCGTGCGCGAGGGACGCCCAGCCGCCGAGTTCGTGGACGGCAGCTCGACCGCGGATGCCTCCGCGGAGCTCATCGTCCAAGGTGACGGCGCGCACCCGGCGGTGCGCGCGTTCATTCGACCGCTGCAGGCGCGCGGCCGAACCGTCGGCGTGCTTCGCGTCGCGAGGAATGAAGGGCTGTCGGCGAGCGCCGCGCAGATCCGCGTCCTCGACGCGTTGTCGTATTACGCCGCGCTTGGCCTCGAGCGAGTGCGCCTCGTCGCCGATGCGGAACGTGCGCAAACGCTGCAGGAAGCTCATCGCGCGAAGGACGCCGTGCTGGCGTCGGTGTCGCACGATCTCCGCACGCCGCTCACGACGATCAAGGGGCTGGCGCACGAGATCGCGGCGGGCGGCGACGACCGCGCGGACGTCATCGAAGAAGAAGCCGACCGCCTGAACCGTTTCGTGGCTCAGATGCTCGACCTGTCGCGAATCACGACCGGTGTCGCCGCGCCGAACGTCCAGCCGAACGAAGCCGAGGACCTGCTCGGCGCCGCCGCGCAGCAGGTGTCCGGTCGGTTGGCGGGACGCGAGCTGCGCGTCACGACCGACTCCAGCGAAGCGCTGCTTTTCGGCTCCTTCGACTTTTCGGAGACGCTGCGCGCGATCGTGAACCTGATCGACAACGCCGCCAAGTATTCGCCTCCGGGGACGCCGATCGATCTGACGGCGACGCTGGACGGTCGATGGCTCGTCTTCGCGGTGGCCGATCGCGGGCCTGGTGTTCCGCGCGCCGAGCGCGAGCGGATATTCGAGGCGTTCTATCGACGACCGGGTCCGCAGTCGGGCGCGCCGGACGTCGGCGGCGCCGGGCTCGGTTTGTCGATCTCGCGCGGCATTGCGGCGGCCCAAGGCGGTGGACTGGATCTGGAGGAGCGCCCGGGGGGCGGCAGCATTTTCCGCTTCCGCGTGCCCGCGATCCCAAGCTCGGCCTTCGACGGCGACGGCGAGGGGGGATTCTCGAAATCTTAA
- a CDS encoding response regulator transcription factor, producing MANDVVLVVDDEPQIRRVVRNALASDNTRVIEASNARDAIDLAAAERPALIVLDLGLPDAGGVEVCREIRSWSQAPIIVLSARHSDQEKVTLLDAGADDYVTKPFSPGELQARVRAQLRRSRLAPAAGAGQVITIGDLVIDPVKPSVKKADAPVHLTKIEWELLRTLLKHAGRTLTHQQLFRAVWGNSSGDMQQYLRVHVRSLRRKLETDPVRPKLIVTEPGVGYRFETEP from the coding sequence ATGGCTAACGACGTCGTGCTCGTGGTCGATGACGAACCGCAGATTCGTCGGGTCGTGCGCAATGCACTCGCGTCGGACAACACGCGAGTGATCGAGGCGTCGAACGCGCGCGACGCGATCGACCTCGCGGCGGCGGAGCGTCCCGCGCTCATCGTCCTCGATCTCGGACTGCCGGACGCCGGCGGCGTCGAAGTCTGCCGAGAGATCCGCTCATGGTCGCAAGCGCCGATCATCGTCCTCTCAGCGCGGCATTCGGACCAAGAGAAAGTGACGCTGCTCGACGCGGGTGCCGACGACTACGTGACCAAGCCGTTCAGCCCCGGCGAGCTCCAGGCACGTGTTCGCGCGCAACTGCGTCGCTCGCGTCTCGCGCCGGCCGCCGGCGCCGGGCAGGTGATCACGATCGGCGACCTCGTGATCGATCCCGTGAAGCCGTCGGTCAAGAAAGCGGACGCACCCGTCCATCTCACCAAGATCGAGTGGGAGTTGTTGCGCACGTTACTCAAGCACGCGGGCCGAACACTCACGCACCAACAGTTGTTCCGCGCGGTGTGGGGGAATTCGTCGGGCGACATGCAACAGTATCTGCGCGTGCACGTGCGCAGCCTTCGACGCAAGCTCGAGACGGATCCCGTGCGCCCGAAGCTGATCGTCACGGAACCCGGTGTCGGGTACCGGTTCGAAACCGAGCCGTGA
- the pepT gene encoding peptidase T, whose product MSEHPLAPPKESVVDRFLRYVRVDTQSREDASTTPSTPSQWTLAKLLVEELTSLGASDVSVSDHCMVYATIPASVPEARAKSTPVLGLLAHVDTSPAVSGTGVRPTIHANYRGGDITLPGDTSQVLTVAQNPALADMIGDDIITTDGTTLLGSDDKAGVAAIMTLADTLLRNPQIPHGTIKVGFTADEEIGSGIDKFDVEYFGAEIGYTVDGGELGEISDETWSARLATVTFRGKNTHPGTAKGVMVNSIYALGDFVGRMPKDMLPETTEDRAGFVHPYAGVADVEQSSIKVLLRDFELAGLEEKERVLREIAMETERHCSGVSASVDVKENYKNMKEVLKNRPELTANALEAARRAGLSPFTKPIRGGTDGSKLTFRGLPCPNIFTGGFNFHSKLEFNSRRGLEKTTETLVHLVQLFVADGKA is encoded by the coding sequence ATGAGCGAACATCCTCTCGCGCCGCCCAAAGAATCCGTCGTCGACCGATTCCTTCGTTATGTCCGCGTCGACACGCAATCGCGCGAAGACGCGTCCACCACGCCCAGCACGCCCAGCCAATGGACGCTGGCCAAGCTCCTCGTCGAAGAGCTCACGTCGCTCGGGGCGAGCGACGTGTCGGTGAGCGACCACTGCATGGTCTACGCGACGATTCCGGCGTCCGTCCCCGAAGCCCGGGCGAAATCGACGCCGGTGCTCGGCCTGCTCGCCCACGTCGACACGTCGCCGGCCGTGAGCGGAACGGGCGTCAGGCCGACGATTCACGCGAATTATCGGGGTGGCGACATCACGCTGCCGGGTGACACGTCGCAGGTGCTGACCGTGGCGCAGAACCCGGCGCTCGCCGACATGATTGGCGACGACATCATCACCACCGACGGCACGACGCTGCTTGGTTCAGACGACAAGGCCGGCGTCGCCGCGATCATGACGCTCGCCGACACGCTCCTGCGAAATCCGCAGATTCCGCACGGGACCATCAAGGTCGGGTTCACCGCCGACGAGGAGATCGGCAGCGGCATCGACAAGTTCGACGTCGAGTACTTCGGCGCGGAGATCGGCTACACGGTCGACGGCGGCGAGCTCGGGGAGATCAGCGACGAAACGTGGAGCGCGCGGCTGGCGACGGTCACGTTCCGGGGAAAGAATACACATCCCGGCACCGCCAAGGGCGTGATGGTGAACTCGATCTACGCGCTCGGCGATTTCGTGGGCCGCATGCCGAAGGACATGCTGCCCGAGACGACCGAGGACCGTGCCGGCTTCGTGCACCCGTACGCGGGCGTTGCCGACGTCGAGCAGTCGAGCATCAAGGTTTTGCTGCGCGATTTCGAGCTCGCGGGCCTCGAGGAGAAGGAGCGCGTGCTCCGTGAGATCGCCATGGAGACGGAGCGCCACTGTTCCGGCGTCAGCGCCTCGGTCGACGTGAAGGAGAACTACAAGAACATGAAAGAGGTGCTGAAGAACCGCCCGGAGCTGACGGCCAACGCGCTCGAGGCGGCGCGTCGCGCAGGTCTCTCACCGTTCACGAAGCCGATTCGCGGCGGCACAGACGGATCGAAGCTCACGTTTCGCGGTCTGCCGTGCCCCAACATCTTCACCGGCGGCTTCAACTTTCACAGCAAGTTGGAATTCAATTCGCGGCGCGGGCTCGAGAAGACCACGGAGACTCTGGTCCACCTCGTCCAACTGTTCGTCGCGGACGGCAAGGCGTAG
- a CDS encoding nitroreductase: MDVIEAIRARRSIKRFRPSPVTREQIETLLDVATLAPNHRLTQPWRFYVLGPAARHAYGMALGERKARKQPDPESGRAVKEAVAREHFELPAMIAVAVVQSDDPEVAKEDYAAAMMAVLNLSLGAIDLGLGTHIKTGGVMDDAAARSAAGVHDSEKIVAIVNVGTPAEVPPGKRRTPAGELTTWRD, encoded by the coding sequence ATGGACGTCATCGAAGCCATCCGAGCCCGGCGCTCGATCAAACGGTTCAGACCATCGCCGGTGACCCGCGAGCAGATCGAAACGCTGCTCGACGTCGCAACACTCGCCCCGAACCACCGGCTCACGCAGCCCTGGCGCTTCTACGTCCTCGGCCCGGCCGCGAGGCACGCGTACGGCATGGCGCTCGGCGAGCGAAAAGCTCGCAAGCAGCCGGATCCCGAGAGCGGCCGCGCAGTCAAAGAAGCGGTGGCGCGCGAACACTTCGAGCTCCCCGCGATGATCGCCGTCGCCGTCGTGCAGAGCGACGACCCCGAGGTTGCGAAGGAGGACTACGCCGCTGCGATGATGGCCGTGCTGAACCTCTCACTCGGCGCGATCGACCTGGGGCTCGGCACACACATCAAAACGGGCGGCGTGATGGACGACGCCGCCGCCCGCTCCGCCGCCGGGGTGCACGACAGCGAGAAGATCGTCGCGATCGTGAACGTCGGCACGCCAGCAGAGGTGCCGCCCGGGAAGCGTAGGACTCCGGCCGGAGAACTCACCACTTGGCGAGACTGA
- a CDS encoding four helix bundle protein encodes MRNPDDLRVTAEARELVIATYRVTARFPTSERFGLTAQMRRASVSIGSNVVEGCYRVTNRAFLVFLHQAIGSAAELQFQIELAQQLSFGDPNELTALHAKATDSKKMLSRLISSLRSRLN; translated from the coding sequence ATGCGAAATCCTGACGATCTCCGAGTTACGGCCGAGGCGCGCGAACTCGTGATTGCGACGTACCGCGTCACCGCGCGATTCCCGACTTCAGAGCGGTTCGGATTGACCGCTCAGATGCGCCGCGCCTCTGTCTCCATCGGGTCGAATGTCGTCGAGGGCTGCTATCGAGTCACCAACCGAGCGTTTCTCGTCTTTTTGCACCAGGCGATTGGTTCAGCCGCTGAACTCCAGTTTCAGATCGAGCTGGCGCAGCAACTTAGCTTCGGCGATCCGAATGAGTTGACCGCCCTGCACGCCAAAGCGACAGACTCTAAGAAAATGCTGTCGCGTCTGATCTCGAGTTTGCGGTCTCGGCTCAACTAG
- a CDS encoding M15 family metallopeptidase, which yields MSRSVHSPRVYALAAAAASLVACTPAVRGPVNPRAAARRALEMPPAPPAAPARWRGLIGEYDAPAGMRLVLEDAGELWIADTNHHALRLVERGATEFTVASGNAERVLGRRVSTISFVVGRGDRARVLVAGGEGFPRRDIEPAEGTNQLRVTPVRPVEQLRVEALAASPPRESGNFKKSDLIELTTLEPGIKLEIRYATTNNFLGTRFYDQPRAFMQRPAAEAVARAHRSLEPLGYGLLIHDAYRPWYVTKMFWDATPAEKRWLVANPTEGSKHNRGSAVDLTLYRLSTGRSVDMPSTYDESTDRAYADYPGGTSLERWHRTLLRRAMEEQGFTVNPTEWWHFDFNGWKDYAIGNEPFDRIGR from the coding sequence ATGTCGCGTTCGGTGCATTCGCCTCGCGTGTACGCATTGGCCGCCGCGGCCGCATCGCTCGTCGCGTGCACGCCCGCGGTGCGCGGCCCGGTCAATCCACGCGCCGCGGCTCGACGCGCGCTCGAGATGCCGCCCGCGCCTCCTGCCGCGCCGGCGCGCTGGCGCGGGTTGATCGGAGAGTACGACGCGCCGGCGGGCATGCGGCTCGTGCTCGAGGACGCCGGCGAGTTGTGGATCGCGGACACGAACCATCACGCGCTGCGCCTCGTCGAACGCGGCGCGACCGAGTTCACGGTCGCGTCGGGGAACGCGGAGCGCGTGCTCGGTCGTCGCGTTTCGACGATTTCGTTCGTTGTTGGCCGCGGCGATCGCGCTCGCGTGCTCGTCGCCGGCGGCGAAGGATTTCCTCGTCGTGACATCGAGCCGGCCGAGGGCACGAACCAGCTCCGCGTCACGCCCGTGCGGCCCGTCGAGCAACTCCGCGTCGAAGCGTTGGCCGCGTCGCCGCCGCGTGAATCAGGCAACTTCAAGAAGTCGGATCTCATCGAGCTCACGACGCTGGAACCGGGCATCAAGCTCGAGATCCGCTATGCGACGACGAACAATTTCCTCGGCACCCGCTTTTACGACCAACCGCGCGCGTTCATGCAGCGCCCCGCCGCCGAGGCGGTCGCCCGCGCCCATCGCTCGCTCGAACCGCTCGGCTACGGTTTGCTGATCCACGATGCGTATCGCCCATGGTACGTGACCAAGATGTTCTGGGACGCGACGCCCGCCGAAAAGCGCTGGCTCGTCGCCAATCCCACCGAAGGCTCGAAGCACAATCGCGGATCGGCCGTGGACCTCACACTCTATCGCTTGTCGACCGGCCGCTCCGTCGACATGCCGAGCACCTACGACGAGAGCACCGATCGCGCGTACGCCGACTATCCCGGCGGAACGTCACTCGAACGCTGGCATCGCACCCTGCTTCGCCGAGCGATGGAAGAACAGGGGTTCACCGTGAATCCCACGGAGTGGTGGCACTTCGATTTCAACGGCTGGAAGGACTATGCGATTGGGAATGAGCCGTTTGATCGGATAGGGCGGTAG
- a CDS encoding carbon-nitrogen hydrolase family protein: protein MTRVAIAQAEVQPSLDAGLNATRRLIREASDAEASLVVFPETWLPGYPVWLDVCRDVALWDHEPVKRVFRRMAEESVVVPGPVTDALGAAAKEAAVVLVVGVTERIDSGPAHGTLYNTVLTFDADGRLVNHHRKLVPTYTERMVWGLGDAAGLTSVETKVGRVGALVCWEHWMPLARQAMHDSGEDIHVALWPTAHEMLQVASRHYAFEGRCFVLAAASLMRASALPPELEPHASKVRSPDDWVLRGGSAVIGPDGRYLVEPCFDRPGLIVSDIDLGRVREERMTLDVSGHYHRPELLRLEIDRSTRR from the coding sequence ATGACTAGAGTCGCCATCGCGCAGGCCGAGGTGCAACCGTCGCTCGACGCCGGTCTGAACGCGACGCGTCGCCTGATTCGCGAAGCCAGCGACGCGGAGGCCTCGCTCGTCGTATTTCCCGAGACCTGGCTGCCGGGCTACCCCGTGTGGCTCGACGTCTGCCGCGATGTCGCGCTCTGGGATCACGAGCCGGTCAAGCGCGTGTTCCGCCGGATGGCCGAGGAGAGCGTCGTGGTCCCCGGACCGGTCACCGACGCGCTCGGCGCCGCGGCGAAGGAGGCCGCCGTCGTTCTCGTCGTCGGTGTCACCGAGCGAATCGACTCCGGGCCGGCCCACGGCACGCTCTACAACACCGTGCTGACGTTCGACGCCGACGGCCGGCTCGTGAATCACCACCGCAAGCTCGTGCCGACGTACACCGAGCGAATGGTGTGGGGACTCGGCGACGCGGCCGGTCTCACTTCAGTTGAAACAAAGGTTGGACGCGTCGGCGCACTGGTTTGCTGGGAGCACTGGATGCCGCTCGCGCGGCAGGCGATGCACGATTCCGGCGAAGACATTCACGTCGCGCTCTGGCCGACTGCGCACGAGATGCTGCAAGTCGCGAGTCGCCACTACGCGTTCGAGGGGCGCTGTTTCGTGCTCGCCGCGGCCTCGCTGATGCGAGCGTCGGCGCTGCCGCCCGAGCTCGAGCCCCACGCGTCCAAGGTTCGATCGCCCGACGATTGGGTGCTCCGCGGCGGCAGCGCGGTCATCGGCCCCGACGGCCGATACCTGGTCGAGCCATGCTTCGATCGCCCCGGGTTGATCGTGAGCGACATCGACCTTGGTCGAGTGCGTGAAGAGCGAATGACGCTCGACGTGAGCGGACACTATCATCGTCCCGAGCTGCTGCGCCTCGAGATCGACAGGTCGACGCGCCGCTAA
- a CDS encoding VOC family protein, which produces MADDTSTTSTTRGRYVWHELMTPNTDAAKDFYGKVVGWTTTKFDATTVDYSLFMADERPIGGLMELTKEAADMGAPPNWLAYIEVPNVDDTIAKAQALGASIIVPANTVENVGRFGILRDPQGVAFAVITSATPVGDENDPQPREFSWHELVTTNADAALDFYKNLFGWEVKGNFDMGEAGVYQMFGRDRFTYGGVMNKAGDTPAQPYWLHYVSVADSADAAAERAKEAGATLLSGPMEVPGGDRIAVLTDPQGAVFAVHSKPGR; this is translated from the coding sequence ATGGCTGACGACACTTCGACCACCAGCACCACGCGCGGCCGCTACGTCTGGCACGAGCTCATGACGCCGAATACGGACGCGGCAAAGGATTTCTACGGAAAAGTCGTGGGCTGGACCACGACGAAGTTCGACGCCACCACTGTCGACTACTCGCTGTTCATGGCCGATGAGCGGCCGATCGGCGGACTGATGGAGCTGACGAAGGAAGCCGCCGACATGGGCGCGCCGCCGAACTGGCTCGCGTACATCGAAGTGCCGAACGTCGACGACACGATCGCCAAGGCGCAGGCGCTGGGCGCGTCGATCATCGTGCCGGCGAACACGGTGGAGAACGTCGGGCGCTTCGGCATCCTGCGCGACCCGCAGGGCGTGGCGTTCGCCGTCATCACCAGCGCGACGCCCGTCGGCGACGAGAACGATCCGCAACCGCGCGAGTTCTCCTGGCACGAGCTCGTAACGACGAACGCCGATGCCGCGCTGGATTTCTACAAGAACCTCTTCGGCTGGGAAGTGAAGGGAAACTTCGACATGGGCGAAGCGGGCGTGTACCAGATGTTCGGCCGCGACCGATTCACCTATGGCGGCGTGATGAACAAGGCGGGCGATACGCCGGCGCAGCCGTACTGGTTGCACTATGTGTCGGTCGCCGACAGCGCAGACGCCGCCGCCGAGCGCGCGAAAGAGGCGGGTGCGACGCTGCTTTCCGGACCGATGGAAGTTCCTGGCGGCGATCGCATCGCCGTGCTGACCGATCCGCAGGGCGCCGTCTTCGCCGTGCACTCGAAGCCCGGACGCTAG
- a CDS encoding Spy/CpxP family protein refolding chaperone: MRNFSILAALAVSLAGAQAVHAQAPRDSTAHRWGGRGGRGGPGGPGMMEHALLKNITLTDAQKAKLAEVQKTERASMATDSGARRADFDAMRKARQSGDTATARRLMAEQRTKMEQQFTAHSTAVRAILTPDQQKQFDANVAEMKSHRREFGAGREHGQKHTKPAPAS; the protein is encoded by the coding sequence ATGAGAAACTTTTCAATTCTCGCGGCGCTGGCGGTCTCACTGGCCGGTGCCCAGGCGGTTCACGCGCAGGCTCCTCGCGACTCGACGGCACACCGTTGGGGTGGTCGTGGAGGGCGCGGTGGTCCCGGCGGGCCCGGGATGATGGAGCACGCGCTGCTCAAGAACATCACGCTGACCGACGCCCAGAAGGCGAAGCTCGCCGAGGTCCAAAAGACCGAACGGGCATCGATGGCGACCGACAGCGGCGCGAGGCGCGCCGATTTCGACGCCATGCGCAAGGCGCGTCAGTCGGGTGACACGGCGACGGCCCGTCGCTTGATGGCGGAGCAGCGGACGAAGATGGAGCAGCAGTTCACGGCGCACAGCACCGCGGTCCGCGCGATCCTCACGCCGGATCAACAGAAGCAGTTCGACGCCAATGTCGCCGAGATGAAATCGCACCGCCGCGAGTTCGGCGCGGGGCGCGAGCACGGCCAGAAGCACACCAAGCCGGCGCCCGCTTCCTGA